The following nucleotide sequence is from Primulina tabacum isolate GXHZ01 chromosome 2, ASM2559414v2, whole genome shotgun sequence.
ttgagctGTCAGCAAAAAAAAGGAGAGATGGATTTTATAAATTAGTTAAAATGGTTAGCTGGAGTGAGTCACCGTCATTATCCTCCATTTTCGTCATCCTTGTACAGCGCTAATGGCAAAAAACACCAGAGAACCGGTTTCCACAATGCAAAAATCAGTATATCGTCCCGCCATTTTCGTCTCACTGCTGCTATTACCCGTGCTTTCGATTTTCCTGTACCAGCTCGATTCGTTCGACCCGGCTGAGTATCCAGACAAAGAGTTGACCCGGAGAGAGGCCTTGTTTGTTCCTCACCGGAACGCCCACATGCTGAGGGGTTCCGAAAGACTTGGGGAAGGTCGATTGCTGGCGCCGGAGGACGTAGCTTTTGATCCAAAGACAGGGGTTCTGTACACTGGTTGTGAAGATGGATGGGTTCACAGGGTCAGTTTGAATGGGTCGGTGGTGGAGAAATGGGTCAACACGGCGGGGAGGCCGCTGGGGATCGTTCATGGGCTCCACGGCGAGGTTATTGTTGCAGATGCTGTGAAGGTGAGATTTTTGCAGTTTTGTGATACTGATGTGTGATTTACTACTGTGTATTCCTCTTGATTTGTGGGGTCTTCAGATTAAAAAAATGCTTCTTGAGTTTTGAAATGGCTAGCTAAGCATATTCTGATAGAAGAGGACATCCGTGGCAGGGATTATTGAACATAAGCAGTGAGGGCTCAATAGAATTACTAACCGATGAGGCTGAGGGTCTAAAGTTCAAGTTAACAGACGCCGTTGATATCGGTCGAGATGGCACGCTCTATTTCACCGATGCTTCGTATAAATACGGTCTACATGAGTTTATCTGGGACATTTTAGAAGGTAGGCCCTATGGAAGATTCTTGAGCTATAATCCATCAACCAAAGAAACAAGAATCCTGGTCCGGGATTTATATTTtgcaaatggtgttgctgtctcccCTGATCAGAGTTTCGTTATTTTTTGCGAAACCGCCTTGTAAGATTTACTTCAGGATGTTGTTTGGTAATGTTTCTCATAGTCTACAGAATggattcttgattttgatcACTGATGTCGGATTAAATCGCAGGAGAAGATGTCAAAGGTACTACTTAGAAGGTCGCAGAAAAGGATCGGTAGACATGTTTATTGATAACTTGCCTGGGGTTCCTGACAACATTCGTTATGATGGCGAAGGCCTATACTGGATTGCCTTAAGCACGGTACTGCGTTCTGTTTTATACTCCGTTGTCAATTCCCAGTAACGTCTTACCCTCGATGGGAGAAAAAAAGATAGAAATTCTGTGTAGTTTTTTAAAACTTCCAGCTTCACCCCAAATTTGCTATAGGGGGACACCTTGTAGCAATATCTATTTTTTTTCATCCTGTTCTTATACCAGTTGACGAACATGGCAGGGGATTTCATATCCTACGGATCTGCTTCAAAGATATCCTTTCATTCGAAAAGTTGTTGCAATCATGGAGAGGTACATTGGTCGTCCGAAAATAGAGAAAAATGGAGGGGCTATAGCTGTCGATTTGGATGGAAAGCCAACTGCACTGTATCAAGATCGTGATATCTCATCGATGTCTAGTGCTATCAAAATCGGGGATCACTTGTATTGTGGATCTGTATCATCTCCATACATTCTACGCCTCAACGTGGATCGATATCCTGCCACGCCGACGGTATGATCAAGCATCCTCATATCGAAGCTGCATATTTTCGTCAGTTTGAGCCTTGGCTTTAATTCGGAACTAATGTAAAAGATCTCCAATAAATTACAAACAGCCAAAATAGTTTCATGCAAGCGTTGTAATCAAGCTCCAGCTTCGTTTTATCAAAGGGACATTGAATACACTCGaacacaattttatatttgttagCCAAAGTGGAACTTGCGTCAAATATAATGAATAAGCTATGAAAATCAGCCACTGATGAAACTATGGATAGAATTTGGTAACGCAAGTTGGCTATTTAATAAAATCTACGGGCAATTTCACAGCATATTCCTCACATTTAAAAACATCGTTTATTCATCATCATATGACTTTACTCCCAAATTGTCAATGATCATCAAAACAAACATTGTGCTACCTTCAAAACACTGAATCCAGGTTAAGTTACTTCTATTAATGTTTTCAGGGTACAAACAGACAGTGCCATCGCATTTACTGCACTTGTAATATAACAAAATTCCGGGCGTTCAGTTGTTTCCAGCAGTTCGTTTCGCTCCAACCGCAAAGAATTCAGTTATAACTTCAAGAGGCATCCCTTTTGTTTCCGGGACTTTAAATAACACAAAAAACCATGCAATGGTGCAGACAACAGCGTAAATGCCAAAGACACCGGCAAGTCCAATGGAGTTGAGCATGACTGGGAGAGAATATGTGACTATTATGTCCCCGATCCAAAATGTGAGAGCACATATCGCAATACAGAGTCCACGAACACGAGTGGGGAAGATTTCTGCACAGAGGATGTTAGGGACCGGTCCAAATCCCATAACGAAGCAGCAGAAGTAAACTATCACGCTAACAGTTGAGATAACTGCATGCACAATGCTGCCCAGATGGATGACATTCCCAAGGACCAAGACAATAAGTGATATCAATAGAATGGGTAAAGTTGATAGTAGTAGCCACCTGGattcaaggaaaaaaaaagcAATCGTTTATAGAAAAACGTACTGAAGATGGTATGTGCTTTCCATCAATTGAAAGACggcataataataatatttcttaaatcaataacacattaTTCAAAATCAAGAAACAGAAATAAAGCACGTTATGACCGGGCTAAAATACATGGATATGACCCCCTTAGATTGACCAGCAACAGGATAAACTCCTAGGATCGGGATATTTACTGACACCTCCTGAGGTTTGGAAGGTAGGGGTGCATCTATTAGGACAGCCTTACCTTCATCTGTTAGAACTAGGAAAGAAAGATTCGTGACTTGCAAATTACTATAGAACAAATTCAGGAATTATATGTCAAAACCATCACAATTCATGATTAATTTGGGAGTAATTTCCCCCAATCCATCCATCAACTCCTAGTGTAAGGATTTGCCCCTTTTGGAAGGAAGTAGAGGGAACAGAGCGGGTGGACGACTCAAATAAAAGGTTATTGTTGCGACGTAAATAAAAGGACGAGGTGTGCCACTATTATACTTGGATTTTTAGGTGGTGAATGGTGATCAGGAGATTATGCAAAATTGTTGGTGGGTGTGTGTCGAGGATTGGAATTTACTTGGAAGAGTATTACCTTCTGCCAGCAATATCCATAAGTCTCATAGCAACACCAATGCTGGGAAGCATCAACAATGTTGTGAGAGCACTTATAAGAAGAGATGCAGAGTCTGAACTAATGCCCAAATTCGACAGAAGAACTCCCACTCCGGCTTGTTCCAGGATTTGAGGAGTGTAGTAGAGTACTCCATTGATACCCGAAAACTATATTCCAATATGTTCATCAGCAAACATTATGATATCTTAGAGAATATTCGGCATAAAATAGTTACTTTAATAGTTAGAAGTACGATCTTCGGTTGGCAGAGCATATTTACCTGTTGAAGAATTTGAATTCCAACACCTACAAACAATGCATGTTTAACTCCTGGCTCAAAAAGTTCCTTCCAACTTGATCTTTTTGGAGAATACTCAGCTCGTTTATCCACAGCGACACTAATTTGATGCTGGCTAGTGAGGTCACCTGGACGAAGAACAGACTGGCTAACCAACGCAGCTGCATGAATAAACTCGCCATCAGCAGGAGCGTCTCCCCCTGAAAGAGAGAGAACAGATCCACGCCTTGATCCGGGACCACCCTCTTGATGCAAGTAAATCCTCTTGACGCCTCCAGGAATTTTATCGTCTTTTCGATAAGCCAGCTGCCAACCACCACCAATCCCCATGCCACTAACTTGATCATCGGCATTCTCCTTTTCAGCATTTGTATCCTCACGAGAAAGCAACGGACTCCTTAAATTGTCGTCAGATTCATCCCCAGAAGCATCTGACTCGTGTTCACGGTCCCTTTTTGGGCTTTCCTCGTCCCAATGTTCGTTCTTAGCATTATTCTCAGCAACATTGAACATGCTTCCGAAATTTGGAAACAGCATGCTTCTCATGCTTCCCGATTCCGGGAGCTTCTCATGAACACTTCCGAAGAGAGTCACCATTGGATCCATAAGAGACATACTTTGGTTAGACACGCTCCCGTAACGGGAGACCATACCCAAAGTACTCTGCCCTTTGACAGGTTTGGCTATCCAAGATTGTCCCTCTTCGGCACCGTATAATTTGATACGGTCCTTCTCTAAGGCAAGCTCTTGGTCATCAGCAAGATCATCGTCTGGACCAATTATATACTCTTCTATGGATGTTTCACCTCCAACATCCAGACCCTCCACTAATAAAGCCATTTCACCTGTGTAAGAAAAGAGCCAAAGCAAAAGAAAATCAGATATGTGGTATGCCCACCTGTAAATATATTTCATCATTCACCGGGTACAAATAACCAAAACAGACAAATTGTCGCATGATTGTAAATCATGTAGGTTTCCGAACTAAAAATGATCTCAAATCTTAGCCAGTTTGTTAAATTCATCATAAACATGGATGACATTTTCAGCAAAACAAACTGAAGGTAACTAATTCCGAGCTGACACCAGCACAATGATATCTTCAAAATAATCTGCTGGTAAGAGTACAATCTTTTGACTAATTTTGCAGCTCTCTACTAATGCTAAAAACTCGAGTAAAATTTTGACGGATCGACTATTGTTACATCAACATAAAACAAATAAGAAATTAATCAAGAAGATACTTTGTTTGACTCTTTAGCCAAAATGAACCATCGAGAGTACCTGAGACATCTTCCCTTCCACGTAACATCTGTAAAACTTGCTTCGCCTCTTTCATCTTTCCTTTACTCACTAGCCATCTTGGAGATTCAGGCAAGAAAAACACAGCCAGAGCAATATAAATAATAGAAGGAATTGATAGAACCCCAAGCATCAATCTCCAACTAGGGGAATCCATCAATGACATACCGAAAACCATACAATACGACAGGAACATGCCCGCAGAACCCGTGAACTGTGGAAGGGTGTTTAATAATCCTCTTATTTCTGGCGGGGCAGTCTCAGATATGTAGACAGGAACAAGAGTAACAGCAAGACCAATCCCGAAACCATCTAAAAGCCTTGCCAAGAGAAGTACATACACATTTGGGGACCATAACATCACTAAtccactaaggaaatacaaAATGGATGAGATTAACAGCATTGGGCGACGCCCGAGAGAATCGGATACGGATCCGGAAAATGTTGTGATTACTGTTGCTCCGATAAGGGACATTGCGACGATTAGCCCTTCTATGGTAGGTTGGGTCTGCAAGTTAAAATCCCTTTTGATGTAAAGCACGGATCCTGATCAAAGAATTTTGACATACGCTTCTGAGATTATtcaagataaataataatatgaccaGAAAAAACACAAAATCTGCATTTTCTGATTCTCCCATAGAATTGATGAACAATGAATCTCAAAACAGATTAGAATCACGTAACAAAGAATTCATTTTCTGGCATGAATAACAGGAAACAAGATGAAACAAGTACCTGCTATGGTTGCATTGTCCCATCCTTGCAAAAAGTTGCCGATGGCGGCGGCAATGGCGACTAGCACCTGCTCCTCGCATCCTTGGTTGAAAAAAAGAACGGGCCTTTTTCTCTATCAAATGCGGTAAAACGGCCAAGATTCACGAATCTTTACCTTTTTCTCCAATATACGTTCACGGTTCCTGTGGTGGGCCTACGGATTCAAGAATCAGAAATTTAATCAAGATCCTTTTCCAAACATCAGACTAAAAAGCCCAGACACGCGGAGAGAAAGAAGGTACCTTTCGCTTGCATGAATAGAAAAGAAACCAATAAATAAGAGAAGATGACAAGATATTTATCAGCAAGATACCTCGAAATCAGCAAAAACTCCAAACTACCGATCGATGGTCTACAGGAGCCCACATACCATATGCAACGATGTCATATATTCGACAGATGGCAAGCTtcgaattattatttgaatatcACCATGATGACGACGCAATACTGAAGCGGACAGTGATGGATGAAAGCTGGCAGAACGTGAGAGAGATGCGTGAATGGTTTCTGGTATCGAAAAACCAGTTCAAAAAGATGAGCTGTCCATTCAAGAACGTGCCTCGCTGATCTATGCCTTTTTTTGGCTTTACATATACATATTTTCACTATACTATTTTTTCACTGTCCCGTGAGAGAAGAAAGATTCGTGGGTCGTCTTTTGTTTTGCCACCGATGCTCCGTAGAATATTATTCAAATAACGCATCATGAATCGTCACTACGCTTGCCAGGTGTTGGGCTGTTCTTACATTAcagttttaaattcttttctccACTGTGATCTGGCTCATCGCCAGAACAATCATGCTTtttcatacaaaaaaaattaacagGCTATGATTAATCTCATTACTAAAATAACTTCAATAATTTTTATGCTTAGATTTCGATATTAATATTCAACCCAAGTTGTGGTACAAATTAATGAACCAATAATTAAAAATCTAAtcccaaaaaattcattttaatttGAGTCAAaattgatattatatatttatatgacaAAATCAAGGCAATGAATATAAAACCagaaccaaaaaaaaaagatctATTTCGTTTGATGTGGATTATGAAACAATCCAGGCAAAAACTTTATGtgattttagtattttaaaaaatgaaaattacttTTGTTGGGATATTCCACGTTGTGATAAAATAGCGTGAAATGACATTACAACGCAGCAAGAGGTCCTCCAACTGTGCTAAAATGGTGACCccaatcatattttttaaagtgTAAATAGTATAAATGATAAAACTTAGAGCAAAGTTACTTTAAATCCCCAACTTTAAACTAAAGTTTGTCCTGTCATTGTCAGAAAAATCATGTATGTGTATTTTCTgatccataaaaatatatttcagtgTTCTCTGAATCTACATGTTTTTTATCGGATAAAAATCGatacaaaacattaaaaatatgatattaatatatgatatttgatcatcaactgttcgatatatatatatatatatatatatattattaataatcaaACATTATATTAAGTATTAACAATAatgacatattattttttagaataaaatttgatacaaaacattaaaaatatagtaataatatataatatttgagtaTCGACTTTTTCAAATCtaatactaatatatgattCATGAGTATTCAAATATATGTAacaaatattgatattaataaagttatttcaaatttatactCAAAATCTTATCTTTTATACTATATATAAAACAATTGAtactcaaatattatatatcagtatcatattttcaatattttatacttattttttctaaaaaaacatGTAGGCCAAGAGAGTgccgaaataattttttttaatcaaaaagttcaaatacatattttttattaaaaaatacaaaattaagtttgtttttggagttttaaagAAAATTGTTAATAAGATTGCaagtaaaattggaaaaaacaCAGATAATAGTTTTtgagaataatttttttaatgtaaaattGGAAGGAGAGATCGAACCCAACCTAAGCAACATTGTTAGATGCACGTTTGGCTTAACACAGGCGTGACAACTATACCCAGAGCTCCCGTGGTCAACTCGGCTGCTAAGTACCGACCACCCACCTGACTCCGCCGCCCACCCACCGGAAATCGCGAGAGGAAGCACGCAGGTCGCTCTCGCGACAAGGTGAGACGAACCGGTTCGGTTCCTTCGTTCCGTCTACTCTCACACCAAGACACCACACCACACACTTCCTCACTCACCACCCTACTTCccaatatcataaaaatatttttccatggTTTCCAGATCCCGATATTATTATGAAGTGGGATGAAAATAATTGGGGTAAATTATTTAGGAATCTATTGGTTTTCCTGGTAATCGGAATAGAAAGTCGGTTAGCAGGAAAgttgttgaattttattttatttttacgtaaactAACTTAACCTTCATGTTGTCATAAAGTTCATGTTTCAtgtcaaaaaatatattatcatGAGACAGTGTTTATAAGACTGTGAATCGTCTCGTCATTAATTGCAAGAGAGCAAAGTGGATGAAccgtaaaataaaaattatttgaaatttatgattGAACGACTTAAATCAATCCAATCTCAAATATATATGCAATGTGAATGATATATAATTGGGTCGTTGTTTTATTGACCTTCACTAGTCTAACGGGAACAATGTGATTGTAATCATGAACATCAAGACAAAGAGATGTCATTCTTCAAGCGCAAATATGCAAAAAACATGGCcattagtaataaaattatttttccttcaaaCTATTGTAACTAAAACGTGTTAATATAGTCAAGTTACGTTCAAGATTAACATAGTCTTGtatagtattttattttctataattGATGTTCTACATAATTCTCGATAGAGCAAGGctaacataacatttttccaGCTATACCTTCTCACCCTAGTAATATTACAAAAAAGTTGTAAATACATTAGTCGTACATGTCACCATTACCATAATCAAAGAGAATCTGTCCCCAAAATACCACCAATTCTACACATCGAGCATATTGTGCGGCATCCAAATCTACACTGTAATTATCAATAAGCTTATGTCTGAACATTTGTCTAGAATGGTCGAGGACATATTCCCTCAACTCACCATAGAAGTATCAGGTTCAAAATCTAATAATTTGACACATTCTTGTTATCACTTTCCAGCTTTGTGAGACTTGTCAATTCCGGTtacaaattcatttttaatattCAAACCCCAAATTATTTCAACATATTGAAGAGTGGTAATGGTCTCATCAACTCCAAGGCGGAATGTGTGAGTCTATCAAATAGAATTGTTATAAGATGGTTGTAAATCATAGTTATTTAGGACGCAAGACGCACTAAAATGTTAGGGTGAATCATGAGTGTAGAAGAAATTAGAGTAAAATTTTGCATAGATGATTGGCAGAAGTAGACGTGGCCGCCTTAGAGGAAAGGCAACTCGAAATGTGAATATAGAGGTAGAGGTGGAACATGAGCCACTAATCCGTTTAAGAAGGCTTGTGGCAAGAAATGTGGAAGTTGATTGTGAGGTTCAACATTTGACCCAAAGAACGAGagaaatgaaatttttttatttattttcgcgGTTTACGGTAATAAATTTTGATTGTTTGataattgaaaattaattaGAGCACAGACTCTGACAACTTCCTCCGATTCCAAACTACCCTTCTTCCATGCTTCCTTAGATCCCCATTAGCTGGCCCAACAATGGAACACTGACCGTATCTTGGGTGATCGACCTCACGCAGACATTTGATTGGATATCCAGAGCTCTGCACCCATCAGAATTTTCTTCTGTGTTCCCCGTCCAAACCTTCAATAAACTTGTACGTACTGCGTCGAACGTTCTGCATAAAGAGCCCAATGTTGTGAGGATCAATGAAAACTCAGGGTTGGATTCAGAATCAAGGGTTGTGGTGGTCGGGGATGTGCATGGTCAGCTGCAAGATGTTTTGATTTTGTTGAAAGATGCGGGATTTCCCAGCGATATCGTTTTTTCGTGTTCAATGGTTATTATGTGGACAGAGGAGCTTGGGGGCTCGAGGTTTTCTTAATTTTACTGGCTTGGAAGGTTAGAATTCTTAACTTGATTTCATCAACTTTACCGGCGGGTAGTTTTGAGCTATTAAATTGTATTTCTTGGCGTGCAATAGAGTAAATTAAATCGGATCTACATTAAATTTTGCTACTTCTGTATGAACTAGCTTAAATATTGCTTACTGTTAACATATTCTGTTGTGTTTTCTGCACAAAAATGTTACAATTAGAACCAGCATGTTGTGATTATGCATTTTCTTTTTtccaatttaatatttttaaccatGTGCCTGTTTGGTCCATGAACTGTATTATCTGAAAATTTGGGAACTTAACTTATGCAGTTGAAATATGCATTCTTGCGTTCTTTGAGGATTAATGTGTATGAATCCCAGCAAGCCCTGAGGATCCACGTGATTAgttatttgatcaatttcacATTGGCTTGTGTATGGTGATTTTTTGACTGATTCGTCTCCCTTTCGGTTATTCTGATTTTGTCTCCTCTTTGGAGGTAGAAACTATTATGAGATGTCTGCAAAAGAAAGTTCTCATATTATTAAACACACCATGTCGAATGTCGTTATAAAATGTTACTTTTACTCGACATTTCGTGACTGGATAATTGGCCTTGGAGTTGCTAATAATTGTATTTAGTTCTCTTGCTGACGGGTAATAGTTGTAAATCTATTCTATTATTTGGTTTATTTTTGCATGGCGAGGAAATTTGTGGAAATCATTTAATTGTAGTCTGCACGGAGCTTTCAACTTTCTCTCTGTTTGCTAGTATATTCTGAATATTTTATGGTTAAGAGTACTTCTAACCAATTCTTAGCGTTTATTACAATTTTTACATCCATGTGTGTTAGATCTCGAGTCTTCAGACGGAATTACTGTGAAATAACTTGGAACAAGATTGAagcttttgaatcaagtattaGTTCGCAAAAATTGCAGacaaaaattatgatatgacttTAGCAACTAGCAGAGTGAAAATGGCACGTAATATAATGTTTTTGATGGCCATCTAACTTCACCACAGGTTGTTTTGGCCCGTGCGGGTAGTTTATGAGGTGCCTGCAAATAGTGTATTAGGATTCGGATCATCTATCCACCGCCTCTGAATCAGGCGCATCACTGTGGTGTTCCGCCAAATGGGATGATTAAGATCAATGTTGATACCGCCGTCCGGAAATCAGTCCATTCATTTGGGGTGGGTGTGGTGAGTCGTGATCACTTTGGGGTTGTCATCTTTGCCGTGGTACTTCGTCTTCCCCGGAATTTCTCTCCTCACTTGGCCGGACATATATGCAGTACAAGAGGGCATCCTGGTAGCACACCAGCTGAATTTGAGACTTGTGCAGTCTCAGTTTGTTCAAGCAATCAATAAACCGCATCCACTTTCTATGGAGGTTCCACTTACTGGCATGATTAAGCAAACTTGTGAAATTGCTGCCACTGCTTGCTCCAGGAAAGCTAACTGTGTGGCGTGCATTTGCTCGCTTCCAAAGTCTTGCAGATGATGTCTTATTTTGAGTCAATCCCTTTATATTTGCAAGGTGCTGCACAGTTGATCCATCTACTGGTTAATAGAACTATATTTTGGATTACAAGAAAAAATGGCTATCTTGATTTGACTTTAATAAAGAATAGACTTGAgcattatatattatttattaatttaaaaaaaaaacaattttaataaaaaaaatgaataaactTTATTATTTGAGGAACGTCTGTGATGTGGTGATTACCTGATTGAATCCATCCCCCATGTTGAATCCTAAATCCTATATAACATCAATCAATCCAACTATCCTAGTTTAGCtataaatacaataatataTAACTAGACTTTGGGTTAAGTACTTATctaatcaattatcaataattgtATTTTAACAAATTAGAAGGAAGAAACACTCATATACACAAAATAAAGATAAtcgattttttgaaaaataaataataaataaaagaaatctAACCACTTTCGATATAATTAAAGAgtaagttttttgtgagacggttttacgaATTTTATATATGAAACATGTCAattttatcgatattcacaataaaaagtaataataataacataaaaaataatattttttcattaatgattcaaataaaatatctgtcaATATGTGATatcgtttcacacaaatttttatcctAATTAAACGGGgaataggaaaaaaaaaatacttctTTAAAACATTGTGTGACGATGATACATATACTTTTTATTACATGTATGTGAGACAATTCCTGTATCTTTATAGATTTTCTTAAATTAATGTTGCACACTTGAGCCAAATCCGATAATAAGAGTAGAACACCACCCAAGATATGCTCGCTACGTCGTCGGATGCAGCGGCGCCGCCAACGCCTCCGCCATCTGTGCCGCCAGCACCATCCTCGGATGAGGATTTCTTCTCTACAGCATCCA
It contains:
- the LOC142536847 gene encoding protein STRICTOSIDINE SYNTHASE-LIKE 6-like, whose translation is MAKNTREPVSTMQKSVYRPAIFVSLLLLPVLSIFLYQLDSFDPAEYPDKELTRREALFVPHRNAHMLRGSERLGEGRLLAPEDVAFDPKTGVLYTGCEDGWVHRVSLNGSVVEKWVNTAGRPLGIVHGLHGEVIVADAVKGLLNISSEGSIELLTDEAEGLKFKLTDAVDIGRDGTLYFTDASYKYGLHEFIWDILEGRPYGRFLSYNPSTKETRILVRDLYFANGVAVSPDQSFVIFCETALRRCQRYYLEGRRKGSVDMFIDNLPGVPDNIRYDGEGLYWIALSTGISYPTDLLQRYPFIRKVVAIMERYIGRPKIEKNGGAIAVDLDGKPTALYQDRDISSMSSAIKIGDHLYCGSVSSPYILRLNVDRYPATPTV
- the LOC142536844 gene encoding monosaccharide-sensing protein 2-like; amino-acid sequence: MSLIGATVITTFSGSVSDSLGRRPMLLISSILYFLSGLVMLWSPNVYVLLLARLLDGFGIGLAVTLVPVYISETAPPEIRGLLNTLPQFTGSAGMFLSYCMVFGMSLMDSPSWRLMLGVLSIPSIIYIALAVFFLPESPRWLVSKGKMKEAKQVLQMLRGREDVSGEMALLVEGLDVGGETSIEEYIIGPDDDLADDQELALEKDRIKLYGAEEGQSWIAKPVKGQSTLGMVSRYGSVSNQSMSLMDPMVTLFGSVHEKLPESGSMRSMLFPNFGSMFNVAENNAKNEHWDEESPKRDREHESDASGDESDDNLRSPLLSREDTNAEKENADDQVSGMGIGGGWQLAYRKDDKIPGGVKRIYLHQEGGPGSRRGSVLSLSGGDAPADGEFIHAAALVSQSVLRPGDLTSQHQISVAVDKRAEYSPKRSSWKELFEPGVKHALFVGVGIQILQQFSGINGVLYYTPQILEQAGVGVLLSNLGISSDSASLLISALTTLLMLPSIGVAMRLMDIAGRRWLLLSTLPILLISLIVLVLGNVIHLGSIVHAVISTVSVIVYFCCFVMGFGPVPNILCAEIFPTRVRGLCIAICALTFWIGDIIVTYSLPVMLNSIGLAGVFGIYAVVCTIAWFFVLFKVPETKGMPLEVITEFFAVGAKRTAGNN